The following proteins are co-located in the Pyricularia oryzae 70-15 chromosome 1, whole genome shotgun sequence genome:
- a CDS encoding D-3-phosphoglycerate dehydrogenase 2: protein MATPQDILNPNRIQEYAVAVSTSPSATFSPPPSSTSISFGALAHGQAPRGTAKPLKPFNTTDIKILLLENVNQSGQDILREQGYQVEAHKTSLPEDQLIEKIRSVHVIGIRSKTRLSEKVLREAKNLLVVGCFCIGTNQVDLEYAARHGIAVFNSPFANSRSVAELVIAEIITLARQLGDRSNEMHRGTWNKVSAKCWEIRGKTLGIVGYGHIGSQLSVLAEAMGMSVIYYDVVTLMALGKAVQVSKLEDLLRESDFVTLHVPATPETKNMISNAQLNQMKTGSYLINASRGTVVDIPALINAMRAGKIAGAALDVYPNEPAANGDYFNNQLNTWGEDLRTLNNIILTPHIGGSTEEAQRAIGVEVADALVRYINQGVTLGSVNLPECNLRSLTLEEPDHARIIYVHRNVPGVLRKVNEILGEHNVDKQISDSKGDVAYLMADISDVKQGDIKQIHDALESLSSRIITRVLF from the exons ATGGCGACACCTCAGGATATTTTAAATCCTAACAGGATTCAAGAATACGCCGTGGCCGTCTCAACGTCACCTTCCGCAACTTTCTCGCCACCACCGAGCAGTACTAGCATCAGCTTTGGTGCTTTGGCTCATGGACAGGCGCCTAGAGGGACAGCAAAACCGCTGAAGCCCTTCAACACAACCGACATCAAGATTCTGCTGCTTGAGAATGTGAACCAGAGCGGTCAGGACATCTTGAGGGAACAGGGCTACCAGGTCGAAGCACACAAGACTTCATTACCAGAAGACCAGCTGATCGAGAAGATCCGCAGTGTGCACGTCATTGGTATCCGGTCAAAAACTAGACTCTCAGAAAAGGTGCTCCGTGAGGCCAAGAACCTGCTCGTCGTGGGCTGCTTCTGCATTGGAACCAATCAGGTAGACCTCGAGTACGCGGCGCGTCATGGAATTGCTGTCTTCAACTCCCCCTTCGCCAACTCACGCAGTGTGGCAGAGCTGGTCATAGCCGAGATCATCACCCTGGCCCGGCAGCTGGGTGATCGGTCCAATGAGATGCACCGTGGAACTTGGAACAAGGTCAGCGCCAAGTGCTGGGAGATCCGCGGCAAGACGCTTGGTATCGTCGGCTACGGTCACATTGGATCACAGCTTTCGGTCCTTGCCGAGGCCATGGGCATGTCAGTCATATACTACGACGTCGTGACGCTCATGGCCCTGGGCAAGGCAGTCCAGGTGTCCAAGCTAGAGGACCTGCTGCGCGAGTCCGACTTTGTTACGCTGCACGTTCCCGCCACCCCTGAGACCAAAAACATGATCTCAAACGCTCAGCTGAACCAGATGAAGACCGGCTCATATCTGATCAACGCTTCCCGAGGGACGGTGGTGGACATTCCTGCGCTGATAAACGCCATGCGCGCTGGCAAGATTGCGGGTGCGGCGCTGGACGTGTACCCGAACGAGCCGGCGGCCAACGGAGACTACTTCAACAACCAGCTCAACACCTGGGGCGAGGACCTTCGTACCCTGAACAACATCATCCTGACCCCACACATCGGCGGCAGCACCGAGGAGGCCCAGCGGGCGATTGGTGTCGAGGTCGCCGACGCGCTGGTGCGGTACATCAACCAGGGAGTGACGCTCGGTAGCGTCAACCTGCCCGAATGCAACCTCCGGTCGCTGACGCTCGAGGAGCCCGACCACGCCCGCATCATCTATGTTCATCGCAACGTGCCTGGTGTGCTGCGCAAGGTGAACGAGATTCTCGGCGAACACAACGTCGACAAGCAGATTTCCGACAGCAAGGGCGATGTCGCCTATCTGATGGCGGATATCAGCGACGTCAAGCAGGGCGACATCAAGCAGATCCACGATGCCCTGGAGTCACTGAGCT CACGTATAATTACCCGTGTTTTGTTTTGA